A single Desulfuromonadaceae bacterium DNA region contains:
- a CDS encoding sensor domain-containing diguanylate cyclase, translating to MSSQLQSHHELEEELKNIKSILSVAQVVVSSLDLGEVLQNILFSAMSLIDVPAGSIALYDRLRNEVDIQVHFGFTDKFISKSHWRVKPGGLTHTILNDGKIFVINDTHDAPYFNNPLALNEGIRSLIAIPLKIQDSIIGILYLDDFVPRKFAENKLHMLSVLSSFATMSIDNARMHEQMRLQASTDGLTGLYNHRQFVELFDREMSRSKRFRVPLSLLMIDVDRFKLFNDKYGHPVGDEVLIQVARLIRDTVREVDLSFRYGGEEFIALLPETDLASARPVAERIRRIIEENAVASISAVTDMPVTVSIGVASYPRNGTSCETLLKVVDDLMYQAKSQGRNLVVHASRK from the coding sequence ATGTCATCGCAACTGCAAAGTCACCATGAGCTGGAAGAAGAGCTGAAGAATATCAAGAGTATTCTGAGTGTCGCTCAGGTTGTTGTGTCGTCACTTGACCTGGGCGAGGTGTTGCAGAATATTCTTTTCAGTGCGATGAGTCTGATCGATGTTCCGGCCGGCAGTATTGCCCTGTATGATCGGCTTCGTAATGAGGTGGACATCCAGGTCCACTTTGGGTTCACCGACAAATTTATTTCGAAATCGCATTGGCGAGTCAAGCCAGGCGGGCTGACCCATACGATTCTCAATGATGGCAAAATCTTTGTCATTAATGACACGCATGATGCACCATATTTCAACAACCCTCTGGCCCTGAATGAGGGGATTCGTTCGCTGATTGCCATCCCTTTGAAGATTCAGGATTCAATCATCGGTATCCTGTATCTGGATGATTTTGTTCCCCGTAAGTTTGCTGAAAATAAATTGCACATGCTATCTGTTCTGTCTTCGTTTGCAACGATGAGTATCGATAATGCCCGGATGCACGAACAGATGCGCTTGCAGGCCAGTACGGACGGTCTGACCGGGCTATATAACCATCGCCAGTTTGTCGAACTCTTTGACCGGGAAATGTCCCGCTCAAAACGTTTCCGCGTGCCTCTGTCGCTGCTGATGATTGATGTCGATCGATTTAAACTTTTCAATGATAAATATGGTCATCCGGTAGGCGATGAAGTATTGATACAGGTTGCGCGGCTGATCCGTGATACGGTACGTGAAGTTGATTTGTCTTTCCGCTACGGGGGAGAGGAATTTATTGCCCTGCTCCCCGAAACCGATCTGGCCTCGGCCCGTCCGGTCGCTGAAAGAATCCGTCGCATTATCGAAGAAAATGCCGTTGCTTCAATCAGTGCTGTCACCGACATGCCGGTAACCGTCAGTATTGGTGTTGCCAGTTACCCCCGTAACGGGACAAGTTGTGAAACGCTGCTGAAAGTCGTTGATGATCTGATGTATCAGGCAAAAAGTCAGGGCCGTAATCTGGTTGTTCATGCCTCCAGGAAATAA